The Raphanus sativus cultivar WK10039 chromosome 6, ASM80110v3, whole genome shotgun sequence sequence CATTCTTTCACACCAAGGTGGCTCGGTTCTATAATCTTCCTAACACCAACCTAACTAGACAACAATCTACGATGGTAACGGCCGGTTACAAATCCAAAAACAATTCCCTTAAACGAAAAGCAAGCACAAATTTGCACCAACGCATACTGATCCAGTAACATTTTattcaatcaaacaaaaaagcaCAGACGAGTTTATACTCAACACTtcatgaagaaaaagaagaagaagtaagtATACAGACAGTTTAAAGAAGTGAGAACTCATCACTAAAGgcgacatttttttttatagcaCGATAGTGAAATTTCTTCAGATGAGCTTGAAAGGGAGAGGCCAAGGAGTGGACCTGGGAACCTCGAGCTTGTCTTTGATCCTCTCAAtcatcttctgcttcttccCTCTCGAGTTACCGTACGATCCTTTGAACCTTTTCCCTTTCTTCGTCTTACTATCCCCTCTCCCGCACACTTCCATCGCCGCCGCCGCCGGGGATAACGAAGAATACTTCGTCACTGCTCCAGGCGTACTCTGCGCCATCATAATCCGTCGCGTCATCACGCCGCACCACTGCATCGCCGCCGCCatctctctcctcttcctctccgTGTCTCACTTCAAATGACTACTAAAAAGCACAGGGTTCTTCTTTGGGCTACAAATTGGTATGAATGGGCCTCTTTACTCAATTGTGAAAGCCCATTAAGGGTCCGTTAAGTTCTCTTCCCCACCAGCACTCAGTGTAAACGATCAAATCAGGACACACAATGGAGCTTCACTGTTCACTGCGTCTCTTTCCTCCTCCTTCGctctctcatcttctctttTCCTTTCCTCCGTCCTTCTCCGTACgaagtgattttttatttatttttcttttgtaacaaCATACATGTATACAGAACATGTGCTCTATGTTACTTTGAAGTATTGCTAGACTAGGATAAATATGTCAAAAGACTAAAAGCAGTGTGTTCTCGGTTTGTTGGTTGTTGCTGGAGTTATAAATGGGGCTGCAGCTAGGCAGTGTTCTTGGTCGACCATCATGGCTACCAGTTCCAGAGTTTGCACTCAAAGCGTTGCTCGGAGAAGAAGGTGCCACTGTTGTACTTGAAGGATAGAAGGTCTTATTACCTGTAAGAGCCAAAGAGATTGGCTTTGAATTCAAGTACAAATACGTGAATGCACTCAGAGCCATTATGCAACAATGTGAGCATACATCAGCAGTATACACCATAAAACAAAAGACATCTTTTTCTCTGTATATTTGGGCTTTTTTTTAGTATACTACAAACACGAGATATGTATTGTCCAATTATTTCCAGTGACCTTTCAGAAATCAGAAATGTCAGATTTGATTCAGTTTCCAAATCACAGACCCTGCGACTTATCAAGCAATAgctttattaaattatttgtttttccttGTTTGATTCGAAGCACAACGAATACTTTATATAGTACACAACAGATCATAAAATAAACCGAGCAGAGACAGTTGCTTGATCAACCCCTCAACGAATACTTCTTCCCAGTGAAAGCTTGGAACTTCggctcttctttcttctcctcttcctcttgttTTGTCTCTTTTCCAGCTCCAACCTGAAAGACAGAACATTCATTTGTATTTCTCTCTCAATTTCCCACCACTACAGCGTCTCATTTATCACAAAGTTTGAAACTGTACCTTTGGAGCTTCTTTTGGGGCACGGTTTGCGTTGCCCCCAAACACAAGCTTTCCTTGAGCCTGTCGAGCAGCTTTCTCTGAGCTACTACTTGCTACAGATGCCTGTCCATTGCCATTAGCAACAGCTGGCTGTTTATCTTTTGAGCTagaggaagaagcagaagatgCTGGTGGCGGCTCATAGGAAAGAGGTCTCCCATCTAACCGTCTTCCAGATCCCGTGAAAGGGTTGAACTTTGGTTCAGGTTCAGGCACAACTTCCTCAGctgaattataaaaataattaaaaaaaaacagaccatGATAATCTTAACAGCTTGAAAAAGCTAATAGTAACTTCATCTGATGAGTGATGATTCCATGTCCAATAGATACATACCTTTCGCCGGACCCTTAGCTGCAGCAGGTGCTGTTTTGGGACGTTCAGGCTCCTTGTAATCAAGGGGAGGTGCAAAATCAACCTCACAGTCTGTTTCTATGATGCTGATTCCATTAGCAGGCTTTGTTTCAACTATATCTATAAAGTACTTCTTATTGTTGTATGGAACCATGATGCTATCCCCAGTGGTTAGGCATGAGTAGTTCCTCAAAGCAGTCTCCAAGCTGCAAAAAGGTTCATTCTTTCATCAGCCCAAGAATCATACACGGAAATGCTATCAGCCAAGCAATAATCAATAAGAGGACTCACATGGCTTTCGGATTAGATATATCCAGGAAGTCCGTAGTGTGCGGCTGTAGTTTAACATAGGTTCCTTTTGGAAGAGTGACATTTCTAACTCTCACAATGTCTCCTTCTTGCAGCAGCAGATTCTGCATCATCTGGAAATAGATCAAAGTAGCAAAAATCAGCCTCATGAGTCATGATCAAGAGTGTCTCAATTGACATTCAACGAGGAAACTGATACTAACCCAATATGGCATGTAAATCATGCCTTCTTCAGCAATGAACTCAAGGACTCCACAGTGTGAAACACGTTCGATTCCAGCATTACGAAGCTCAAACAGCATAGGATAGTCAATATGCAAAGAGGCTGTAAAGTTTCCCCAACATTAGTACtctgataattattttaagttcaATCAAATCCTAAAAGGGAGAGATAGAACGTATTGGCATACCGAGACGGTCAAGAGCTGATGGTGGCATTATAACTGAAATAGATTTAACAACACAAGTCAAACTCGAAACATGCGTAGTACAAATAGTAAGAGGAAACAgacatataaaaagaaaaagtctTACTCTTGTCACCACTTTCAATTTGAGGctgcaaagagagagagaaggaaacagAAGTTAGGAACTCAACAATTCATAATTCTAACTTTAAAACTCAGCTTTGTTATGAATTCACTCAGACGACTACGGTCTCAACATAAACAACGCACCCTCAGTTCACTTATCAAGTGGTaagtagagagacagagagagatgtAATAAAACCTTGTCGATAAAAGAAGCAGGATAGCACCGGTAACTCTGCTCAAAGGTGGTTCCAGGGTAATGGTATCCATCGAAAAACTGCATTGTGTTATAAAGTCCCAAAGGTGAGTTTATTATTAATAAGCTTTGATTGAAGAGTTAACGGTTAAAAGAGAAACCTTTGTGGGTTTAAAcaggtcaaaaaaaaaaagaaagcactTACCATAGTTTAGGTGGTAGATAAATAACGCAGAGAAGAACCAACTTCCAACCTAAGCCAAAAAGAAACGCCACTTACATAAGAACCACTGAGAGATCCCAAATCAGACAAAAGCACAATCCTTTACATAAATTTTGGGGAAAAGAGAACAAGGGGCACTCATAAATTTTAGGGCTTCACATGAATCAGTCCACCAATTCGAATCATAAGAAAAACCTAGATTCGAATTCGCACAATTCAACCTTTGGAAGCCGACCCACAAAGATTAAGATCCTTATAAAACCTAACTAAATGACCAATTCTTATATTGCTCACCCCCAAATCTGAAGAATCACAAACAAAATCAGCTATTTCTTATAAGAGcgataaagaaacaaaaaaaaaagcagaaaacTTGGAATCGAAAGCTAGCTTTGAGATTATTCAGATGAAAAcgagagatatcgatcgattgaGCTACCGACCATTGGAGAATTACctgtgagagagaagagagagagagagaacaattGATGGAACTCAACACGGAAGCAAAGTAAACTTGGAAACAGTGATTATGTTATATATACCAAAAACGTTGCGTTTAACTGATATTGGGCCTATACATTATATTACTTAGCCTATTAAGGATGAGTAATAGGCTACACATTGGGCCTAGATGAAAACTCTTTTATCTTTGATCTATCGTCTTTTTTAAGATCTAAACGTGTGCGTTGCCAAAAAACACTCGAGTGACACAGGACAGACAACTCTCAATCTGACCAGATATTCATTCACCCTATCAGGAttcagaaagaagaagaagaagaagatggagataaCCCTGAACAGTGGCTACAAGATGCCGATCGTCGGCTTAGGAGTGTGGAGAATGGAGAAGGAAGGGATTCGAGACCTCATCATCAACTCCATCAAGATCGGCTACCGCCACCTCGACTGTGCTGGTACTCACTCTCTTACTCTTTCCTTTCTGGAGATTTGAATTAGAGTAATGGGGTTTCGTTCAAAGCTGGagttttttaatttggaaaatgTATAAAGATCTGAGCTTTCTAGTTCTACTCTGTAAAACTTGTTAATTTGAAGAGACCCCAAgtctttatttttgatttttttttttgggagtCTTATTTTATGTATCATTTACTTTGGCAACAGCTGATTATAGGAACGAAGCTGAAGTTGGTGAGGCTCTGTCAGAAGCATTCAAGACTGGTTTAGTCAAGAGAGAGGATCTCTTCGTTACAACCAAGGTATGATTCTACTTATCTTTAatctatgaaaaaaaaatgagaaaaactcTAAGTTCtgatgtttctttgtttttttatttaatttaatgcaGCTATGGAATTCAGACCATGGACATGTAATTGAAGCTTGCAAGGACAGTCTGAAGAAACTTCAACTTGATTATCTCGACCTTTACCTCGTTCATTTCCCCGTTGCAACTAGGCACACTGGTAACTTCCTCCTTCCTCTTCCTCAAGTAGAGAGAGAACCAATCCTCCTATATCTGAGACCACCATCTCCATATGTTGCTTGCAGGTGTTGGAACCACCGACAGTGCTTTGGGCGATGATGGAGTATTGGACATAGATACTACCATCTCTCTTGAAACTACATGGCATGACATGGAAAAGCTTGTTTCTATGGGTCTCGTCCGCAGCATTGGGATCAGGTATATATGAATGAGGCTAtctatatatttgatttatttatttatttattaaatactaTGTATATGGATTCAAATTCTCACAATAATATCTTCTTAACCACTCATTTTTGTTTGCAGTAACTATGACGTGTTTCTAACGAGGGATTGCTTGGCTTATTCCAAGATAAAGCCAGCGGTGAATCAGATTGAGACGCATCCTTACTTCCAACGCGACTCTCTTGTAAAATTCTGCCAGAAGCATGGTATTTGTGTCACAGCTCATACTCCTCTCGGAGGTGCCACGGCCAATGCAGAGTGGTTTGGTACCGTCTCATGTCTCGATGACCCAGCTCTCAAAGTAAGCCCCAGCTTATTATTAGTTTTGGATTGAAAACGTTAAAAATAGATTGAACATTTCTGAAgaatccttcttcttcttcttcttgttgatcAGGAAGTGGCGGAGAAGTACAAAAAGACAGTGGCACAGGTGGTGCTGAGGTGGGGAATACAGAGGAACACAGTGGTGATACCAAAGACATCCAAGGCTGAGAGGTTGGAAGAGAATTTCAAGGTTTTCGACTTCGAACTGACGAAAGAGGACATGGAGGTGATCAAGAGCATGGACAGGAAGTACCGTACGAACCAACCGGCCAAGTTTTGGGGGATTGATCTCTACGCTTGAATGAATTGATCACCGCGGCTCTTGTCTCTATATGAATAAGAGAAGAAGCTAAGGCGTTTAGCTTCTTCACCTGTGGGACATTCTCAATGGTTGTAAacctattttatttaaaattcgtATGTTGAACATgttatagtttttaatattactCACATTTGATgcataagaagaaaaaataaagtggCAGTTTAGCAGCAGAAGGATATGATCTGTCGTGTGTTTAATCTAAAAGACTATTGGGCTAGGCACGGGACTAACCGCTACATCACTATCAAGTAGCTAGCCCTAGGCGTGGGCATTCGGggtcccaatcgggtttcggttttatccaatcgggtttcggtttttcgggtttatcaaaatcagccccattcggattatttaaaagttcggttcgggaccggttcgggttttatcgggttcgggtcggagttagtaaatcttcaaagaaccagtacaacccaatgtactttcgggttcgggtcCCAATCGGTTCTTCGGTGTAAAAATATCCGATTTGTACctattttgtaatcaaaacataagtaaaattggtttgttttggtttcaaatACCTAATTTATACTTTTCTCTagccaaaacataagtaaaaactatttaaaaataagaacgaaacatcaaccatgatcattcaaaatcaaatgaAAGGGAAACATATTTACTGAtagaaagaaaaccaaataaatgaaatcataaaacggAAATCGATCTCATGAAATAAGAAACAttgtttaatgaaaataaaatctaatctaaatatttcaaaattcaacgGCCACCTTTAACCATCAACCTTCATGAAATAGAACCACCAAACTTTATGTAATAGATAAGTATttttagatgttcaatatatcttaatgtattttgaatacatattaggaATTTAGATCATGTATGGTATAAAATCTTTCGGGGGTTTTGAAtatttcgggttctatcggatatccatttagattcgggttcggttcggataatatccATAccccgaaataccaaaaaacaagatccattcggtatttatgtcgggttcggatcggttcggattccTTTTTACTGGATCGGATTCGGatcggattttcgggttcggtttatttgcccagccctagctAGCCCTCTAagtgttcttcttttttttctttttttttttgaacaatccCTCTAAGTGTTCTTCTTATTAACCAAGTTTAGTTGTTTGTAGtctagaccaaaaaaaaaaattgtttgtagCCTCTTTGTCCATAGTGCTTGTGTATGGTGTTAGTTATGTTATGAACGGGGGAAAGGGGGTCTGAATActaaagaaatatttattttttgacttttttttaagGGATTAATATTACAAATTTCAGAATAAAAATCTCTAACAATAAGATTACAGAATATTCTAGCTTTTTAAAAGTCCAAAATTCAAATTAGTGATCCCTTGTATTTAACTCTGTACCCTTCACTTACTCATggtattcttttaaaaaaaaacaatctgaaAAATGGAGAGGGATCAGGAGAAAGGCACTGAGAAGCAGGTGGAAACGGTAGAGATGGGGTTGCTCGCCAAAACGAGAGCATTCTTGGAGATTCCGAACCCCGCGATCGTCAACCTTTTGGTGATAAGCAGCTCAGCTACGTTCACATCAGGAGTTGCCTTGGCCTTTGAGTGGTTATTTCACGGCAGGAGCCACACTGGATTCGGGTGGATCATCTACTACGCgttgttcttgatctctcttcctcttctcctctTGATTGGTCTCCGTATCCTCATGGCCATCTCTTGCTCCAGCCACGGCTCATCAAGTCAGATTGTAGACTCAgtcgcagcagcagcagcaccagCCAAAGAAGCGTGTGCTGAGGAGGCGCAGCAAACTGAGAGAAACAGCTGCCGAAGTTTAGCCGTTGTGGTTGACACTGATGAAAGGAAGAAGAACGTAGAAGAGAATACGCCGAGGATAAAACGCGCCGTTACGTTCCCGTCTCATGGCAAAGTAAGATCATGTCGTACTCGTTAAGCccaaaacatgaaaaaaaatgtttagcaTGTTAGTTATCAGATTGATCCAGGAatctaattaataataataataaacctGTCTGTGAAGTGCTCTTTGACATTTGTTTTTTTGGAACTATGTTCTTTGACATCCTTACTAGTCTTTTTACAATGATCCTCCTAAAAATCGAGTTTGGTagaatttttcagtttttctcCTCTGTTCTGTTTTTGCATTACGAGAAACTAAAAATCGTAAAGTTCATGAATCTCACGTGTCGTGACGAGTCCAATCAACGACGTTGCATATGTGTTGGTTTCCATGTGCCGCGTCAATGTCTCAACAATCCCCACACGTTCGGAGATTTCGAAAGTTTAATTCCCAACGATTAGCTGCGAGATTTTGAAAGTTTAAATGATTAGATTAGGATTAAATTTTAGACTTTGATCAGCATGGGTATTTTTCGGTGTTTTTTAAACCAGACGGGTTAGCAAACCAGAAATATTTTGGATCATGGGTCATTGGAGTTCGATCAGAATTGAACCGAATTCGATCGGATTTGATTagattaaactgaatttaacaatattttgtaaataatatgcATATTCTTATAAATCATAGTATAAATTAATCTTAATTGATTTATCACTACAATTAATCgaagaataaaaatttaaatacatatcaataaactaatttcaaaatcagaAACTCGTTTAATCATgtgtttaattaaaactaatctCATCTTCTGTTAAACAAAGTCAACATTTGTCTTAATGAATAtgtaaaatttgtaaattttaaaaatttgtgtatttaatagaaaaaaaattagtttgtaAATTAAACGAAGATCCAAaatagtttatgtattttattaacaaataaaaaataattcgtgtatttttaaagaattttcttttcacaatttaaatatatgtttagttAAAAACTAACATCGTGTTTACTTCCGTTAAGTATAGTTAATATCATATTAAATGATGcgtaaaatatacaaatttcaaaaaaattatatttaaataacaaaaattagttTATGTATTAAACGTAGATCCAAAATAGTTCGTGCGTTTATTAACCAATTGAAACTAgtctttgtattttttaaacaaatggTAACGAGCTAAAGACTGAGAGTATATCATTTTCTATATTGTTAGtttgtatcattttttttaattcaataaGTTTTGGGCCAGAAATACATAATCCCTTAGAAGTACAGACAATAACCaattgttaattttttcaaCGTAACTACTGAAGGTCGAACTCCGGATAAAGTTTATGAAtgataactatttttaaatgttacatTCGGTATTGCTAAACTAGTATTTAGCTCTAAATTATTCGACTTAAAATTGATCACTATATGACagtttctttttgtcaacaccATATGACAGTTTTATCCAAAATAGacttaatttacaaaaaaaaacttaaatttctCTTTGGAAGTATAACGTTTTTTCCTGTCACATGTAAATATTCCAGAAATCATTGTTCACACTATTAAGTTTTCTacattaagtatttttttttcatatttactGTTAATTAATGCAGTCATTGACAATGTAAGCCAAGACAAATCTGATTGGTAGAAGAGTTATATTAAAAGGAATTACGATTCTAAAGTTgactaattaattaaaatacaaaGTTCAATATGCGGAAGATATCATTCAATAaagaattaatttatattacCATTTTAGGACACACTTTCTTAGTCT is a genomic window containing:
- the LOC108809339 gene encoding 30S ribosomal protein S31, mitochondrial — translated: MAAAMQWCGVMTRRIMMAQSTPGAVTKYSSLSPAAAAMEVCGRGDSKTKKGKRFKGSYGNSRGKKQKMIERIKDKLEVPRSTPWPLPFKLI
- the LOC108806046 gene encoding uncharacterized protein LOC108806046 → MFFDGYHYPGTTFEQSYRCYPASFIDKPQIESGDKIIMPPSALDRLASLHIDYPMLFELRNAGIERVSHCGVLEFIAEEGMIYMPYWMMQNLLLQEGDIVRVRNVTLPKGTYVKLQPHTTDFLDISNPKAILETALRNYSCLTTGDSIMVPYNNKKYFIDIVETKPANGISIIETDCEVDFAPPLDYKEPERPKTAPAAAKGPAKAEEVVPEPEPKFNPFTGSGRRLDGRPLSYEPPPASSASSSSSKDKQPAVANGNGQASVASSSSEKAARQAQGKLVFGGNANRAPKEAPKVGAGKETKQEEEEKKEEPKFQAFTGKKYSLRG
- the LOC108806027 gene encoding NADP-dependent D-sorbitol-6-phosphate dehydrogenase, whose protein sequence is MEITLNSGYKMPIVGLGVWRMEKEGIRDLIINSIKIGYRHLDCAADYRNEAEVGEALSEAFKTGLVKREDLFVTTKLWNSDHGHVIEACKDSLKKLQLDYLDLYLVHFPVATRHTGVGTTDSALGDDGVLDIDTTISLETTWHDMEKLVSMGLVRSIGISNYDVFLTRDCLAYSKIKPAVNQIETHPYFQRDSLVKFCQKHGICVTAHTPLGGATANAEWFGTVSCLDDPALKEVAEKYKKTVAQVVLRWGIQRNTVVIPKTSKAERLEENFKVFDFELTKEDMEVIKSMDRKYRTNQPAKFWGIDLYA
- the LOC130496455 gene encoding uncharacterized protein LOC130496455, encoding MGLLAKTRAFLEIPNPAIVNLLVISSSATFTSGVALAFEWLFHGRSHTGFGWIIYYALFLISLPLLLLIGLRILMAISCSSHGSSSQIVDSVAAAAAPAKEACAEEAQQTERNSCRSLAVVVDTDERKKNVEENTPRIKRAVTFPSHGKVRSCRTR